The nucleotide sequence ACTTCGGTGGTTCCGGCCCGCAGGACCCCTTCCTGGACGGTGGCTCCGGTCTGGGGCATGTAGAGGTTGGCCCCGTATTTCATGAGGGCGTCAGGATTTTGCACGGTGACCACGTCCACCTGGCCGACCTGGGCCCCATCGACGTAGACCGCGCCGTCGCCGCCCACGGAAATCCGGCCCTCTGGCAGTTGAATGGGGCCGCCGCCGCCCAGGACAGGCATATCCTGGTCGTTGACGAGCATCCCCTCGGCCGAACGGTGAAAGGCCCCGTTTCGGGTGTAGTAGGAGTTGCCCTGGCCGGCCGAGACCTTGAAAAAGCCCGGTCCCTGGATGGCCAGGTCCAGCGGGTTGCCGGTGGCCGTCAACGCCCCCTGGGCGAAGTCGATCTGCTGCATGGCCAGGCGGGGCTTGGCAATGAGGTCGGCCCGTGGCAAAAGCTGTTTCTGGCGAATGTCGCCCCGGGGATCCATATGGTAGTCGTGGGCGTAGCGGTAAAAGGTGTCTTCAAAGGAGACCCGGTCGCGCTTGTAGCCCGTGGTGTTGACGTTCGCCAAATTATTGGCGGAGATATTGAGACGCGTTTCCGTTGAGAGTGCGCCGAAAACCGCGCTGTACATGCTCATTTCCATGGAAGCGGTCCTCCTCGGCGCAGTGCTTTGCAACATGCGGGCCAGCCTCGGCCGCCCCGACCGGGCGAAACCCGGCCGAGCCGTCGTCTTTTTTCGCGGGCCGGCCTCGCACAGCTTGACAAACCTCGGCGAAGTGGTATTTCCTCCCATTCGAGCGGGCGTAGCTCAGCTGGTAGAGTACAAGCTTCCCAAGCTTGGTGTCGCGAGTTCGATCCTCGTCGCCCGCTCCAAACCTGAGTCTCCCAACCGAATGGTTGACGTGACGAGGTGGGCCTGACGATCGGTCCACTTTTTTTTTGCTGACAAGGAAATCATGCTTCAGAAAAACGCCGTGGCCGATGCCGTCCGGGATCTTATCGCCCCTTACGCCGCCACCCTGGGCCTTGCGGTCTGGGGGGTGGAGCTGGCTTCGGCCGGCCATCGCCAGCTCGTGCGCCTCTATCTCGATCTGGCCGCCGACACGCCGCGCACGCCCGAACGCCTGGGCGTGACCATCGACGAATGCGCCAGAGTCAGCCGCCACCTCGGCGCGCTTCTTGAGGTCGATGAAATTTTCCACAACCCCTATGTGCTGGAAGTCTCCTCGCCGGGGTTGTCGCGCCGGTTTTTCGAGGCCGGCCAACTGCTCGCCTACGTCGGCCGGGAGATCGAGGCCAAGCTGGCCGTGCCCCGCGAGGGACGCAAGCGTTTCAAGGGCATCCTGTCCGGTGTCTCGGACCAGACCGTGTCCATGACCGTGGACCCCGGGGCCAAGGAATTTTCGATTTCGTTTGATTTTGCCGAGGCGGACAAAATCCGCCTCATCCACGCTTTTGACGCCACACCCGAAGGAGAGGCCGACGGCGACGGCGGGCCGTACGGCAACTCGGAGGCAACCTCATGACCGAACTGAAAAAAGCCATCGATCAGATCAGCAAGGATCGCGGCATCGACCGCGACCTGCTGGTGGACACCCTGGAAGAAGCCGTCCGTTCGTCGGTGATCCGCAAGTACGGCGAGAACCTCGACGTGGAGGTCAGCTACAACGACGAGCAGGGGGAGATCGAGGTCTACCAGTTCAAGGTCGTGGTGGAAGACGACGACGTGGCCGACCCGGCCGCCGAGATCTGCCTGTCCGACGCCAAGGCCATCGACCCCAACGTGGCCCTGGAAGACGAGATGGGCTTCAAGCTCGCCGTCGAGGACCTCGGCCGCATCGCCGCCCAGTCCGCCAAGCAGGTGATCATCCAGCGCATGCGTGACGCCGAGCAGGAGATCATCTACGAGGAATACAAGGACCGTAAGGGCGAAATCATTTCCGGCATCATCCAGCGCCGCGACCGGGCCGGTTGGATCATCAACCTCGGCCGCACCGAGGCGCTTTTGCCCAAGGAAGAGCAGATCCCCCGCGAGCGCTACAAGCGCGGCGACCGGGTCCAGGCCTTTATCATCGAAGTCCTGCCTTCCGGGCGCGGACCCCAGATCATCGTGTCGCGCACCCACGGCGACTACATGAAAGCCCTTTTCGCCCGCGAAGTGCCGGAAGTTTCCGACGGCACGGTCAAGATTGTGGCCGTGGCGCGCGATCCCGGCTCCCGGGCCAAGGTGGCCGTCATCTCCAAGGATCGCGACGTCGATCCGGTCGGCGCTTGCGTCGGCATCCGCGGCTCGCGCATCCAGAACATCGTGCAGGAACTGCGCGGCGAACGCATCGACATCGTGGTCTGGAACCCCGAAATCGCCAGCTACGCCGCCAACGCCCTGTCGCCGTCCCGGGTCACCCGCATTTCCGTCGACGAGGACGAGAAGTCCCTGGAAGTGGTGGTCACCGACGACCAGCTCAATCTGGCCATCGGCCGCAAGGGACAAAACGTCAAACTGGCCGCCAAACTGCTCGGCTGGAAGATCGACATCGTCACCGAATCCCGGTTCCGTGAAGCCAATGCCTCCAAGAAGTTCCTGGAGCAGCTAGCCAGCGTGGCCGAGATCCACGTGGACAACATCATCGCCGCCGGATTTGTCTCCATGGAGCAGCTGGCCGAGGCCGACGACGAGGCCATCGACGCCATCGTCGGCATGACGCCGTCCAAGCGCGACGATCTGCGCGCCGCCCTCAAGCTGATGGGCGCTTTCGACAAGCCCGCGCCGGCTGACGACGAGGATGCCCCGACCGACGAGGACGCCCCGAACGAGGGCAATGCTCCGGCTGACGGGGAGACGCCGGTTGACGACGCGGCCGAAGGCGATGCCGCGACCGGCACGGAAGAAATCAACGCGGACGAGGCCAAATGACGCGCGGCAAGTCCCATGCCCGGCCGCCGTGGCCGGTGCGGATGTGCGTGATCTGCCGGGAGCGCTTTCCGAAAAGCGAACTGGTCAGACACGTCGCGACGGCCGGGGGCGAAGCGGGCCTTGCGCCCGATCCCCGGGCCATCCAGCCCGGACGCGGGCACTATCTCTGCGCCAACCCCGCATGCGCCGAGAAATTTTTGAAATACTCCGGTCGGCCCAGGCGACGGAGGGGGGGGTCAAGGTGAACAAGATTAAAATGAAGGACATTGCCAAGGAGCTTGCCCTGTCCAGCAAGGACATGCTGCATCTCCTGCGCGAACTCGGTATCCAGGTCAAAAGCCAGATGGCCACGCTGACCGACGAGGAAGCCGCCCAATTGCGCGCCCGTGTGCGCCAGGGCAGCTCCGGCCGCACCCAGGTCATCGACACCGAGGTCCAACCCGGCGTCATCGTCCGCCGCCGCAAGGCCGCCCCCCCCCCCCCGGCCGACGCCGCGCCAGCCCCCCGGGACTTCGAACCCGAATCGCCGGCTCCCGCCGACGAACCCGTGGCCGCGACGGCCCCGGCCGAGCCGGAACATGAGGAGCCCGTAGAGGTGCAGTACCAGCCCCAGGCCGAAGATTTCGAGGCCTTTGCCCAGGCCCCCGACGAGGAGCCCGCTCCCCCCGCCCCGGCTCCCCGCACGGGCGGCGCTCGTATCGTGCGCCCGGCCCAAACGGCCCGCATCATCGAGCGCCCCGAGCCGGAAAAGGCCGAGGAGCCCGCTGCCCCCGCCGTGGCCGCCGAACCCGTGGCCGAAGCCCCGGCCCCGGCGGCGGCGACGCCGGCCGCGCCCGTGGCCGAGGACACCCCCCCGGCTCCCGAGGCGACCGCCCAGGCCCCTGAAACGGCTCCCGACACCGAGGCCGCCCCGGTGGCCTCCGACGCTGGCCAGCCGGCCAAGCAGCCGCCCCGGCGTCCCGAGCCGGCTTCCACCGCGCCCAAGGTGCGCATCATTTCCATGCCCGATCCCAAGCGGCCGCCGGCCCCCGAGCGCCGGCCGGCTCCTGCCGACGGCCCCCGTCCCGGTGGTCCCGGCCGTCCCGGCGGCCCCGGCCGCCCCGGCGCTCCGGGCGGCTTTGCCCCGGGCGCGCCGCGTCCGGCCGGCCGGCCCGTGCCCGGAATGCCGCCGGCTGCCGGCGACGACGCTTCCAAGAAGCGCAAGAAAGATCGTCGCGTGGTGGAATTTACCGGACCGGGCGCCGACGGCGACCGCCGCAAGGCCGCCGGTCCCGGCGGCAAGAAGAAAGTCTCCGAGGTCCAGGATCGCACCGGCGGTCGCGGCTCGAAGTTCAAGCGCAAAAAGACCCGCGACGACTTCCTGTCCTCCAAGTCCGACGCCGGGGCCCAGCCCATGAAGGCCGCCAAGCGCAAGATCCGCATGGAAGAAACCATCCGGGTCTCGGATCTGGCCCGCCAGATGGGAGCCAAGGCCCAGGATCTCATCAAGGTCCTGCTCGGCCTTGGGGCGCTGGTGACCATCAACCAGTCCCTGGACATCGAAACCGCCACCCTGGCCGCGGCCGAGTTCGGATTCGAAGTCGAACGTTCGGGCTTTTCCGAGGACGACTACATCATCAGCGCTGAAGCCGACAAGCCCGAGGACATGCGCCCGCGTCCGCCCGTGGTCACCATCATGGGCCACGTCGACCACGGCAAGACGTCGCTTTTGGACGCCATCCGGGCCTCCAACGTCGTGTCCGGCGAGGCCGGCGGCATCACCCAGCACATCGGCGCCTATCACGTGACCACCAACCGGGGCGACATCGTCTTCCTCGACACCCCGGGCCACGAAGCCTTCACCGCCATGCGCGCCCGCGGCGCCCAGGTCACCGACATCGTGGTCCTGGTCGTGGCCGCCGACGACGGCGTCATGGACCAGACCCGCGAGGCGGTCAACCACTCCCGGGCGGCCGGCGTGCCCATTGTCGTGGCCGTCAACAAGATCGACAAGCCCGACGCCAACCCCGACCGGGTCAAGCGCGAACTGGGCGATCTGGGCCTTGTGCCCGAGGAATGGGGCGGCGACACCATCTTCGCCAACGTTTCGGCCAAGCAGAAGCTCGGCCTCGACGAACTGCTCGAAATGATTCTCCTGCAGGCCGAGGTGCTCCAGCTCCACGCCAACCCGGGCAAGCGCGCCCGGGGCCACATCGTCGAAGCCCGCCTGGACAAGGGCCGGGGCCCCGTGGCCACGGTGCTCATCCAGGAAGGCACCCTGCACCAGGGCGACGCCTTTGTCTGCGGCGTGTTCTCCGGCCGGGTGCGGGCCTGTTTCGACGACCAGGGCCGCAAGATCAAGGAAGCCGGACCGGCCATGCCCATCGAGGTCCAGGGCTTTGAGGGCGTGCCCGAGGCCGGCGACGAGTTCGTCGGCGTCGAGGACGAAAAGGTCGCCCGCCGCATTGCCGAGACCCGGGCCACCAAGCAGCGCGAACGCGAACTGGGCAAGGCCTCCAAGGTCACCCTGGAAACCTTCCTGGCCAGCCGCCCCGAGGCCGAGGCCCAGACGCTTAATCTGGTGCTCAAGGCCGACGTGCAGGGCTCCCTGGAAGCCATTGCCGACGCGCTCAAAAAGCTCTCCACCGACAAGGTCAAGGTCAACATCATCCACGCCGGAGCCGGGGCCATCACCGAATCCGACGTGCTCTTGGCCTCCGCCTCCTCGGCCATCATCATCGGGTTCAACGTGCGCCCGACCATCAAGGTCAAGGAAATGGCCGAGCGCGAGAGCGTGGACGTGCGCTTCTACGACATCATCTACAAGGTCGTCAGCGAGATCAAGGACGCCATGTCCGGCATGCTCGCCCCGGTGATCCGCGAACAGTACCTCGGCCAGGCCGAGGTGCGCGACACCTTCAGCGTGCCCCGGGTCGGCACCGTGGCCGGCTGCGGCGTCATGGACGGCAAGCTCACCCGCAATGCCGGCGTGCGCCTGGTGCGCGACGGCGTGGTGATCTACACCGGCAAGCTCGCTTCGCTGCGCCGCTTCAAGGACGACGTCAAGGAAGTCACCAAGGGCTACGAATGCGGCGTTGGCCTGGAAAACTTCAACGACATCAAGGTCGCCGACGTCATCGAGGCCTTCGAGTCCGTGGAAGAAAAGGCCACCCTGTAACGACGTTACGCGGCGGGCTTGCCCTGCCGACGGGATTTCCGGCCGCCGCCTCGGCGGCGGTCGGAACGCCCCTGTGACAACCGATTTTCCAACCGCTCCCCGGCTTGCGGGGAAGGATTCATGGTCGTAGGCGTCCTCACCCTCCAGTTCGCCCTCCACGGCAACGACTCCCTCAAGGGCAAGCGCCGCGTGGCCCAAAGCCTGAAGCAAAAGCTGCGCAACAAATTCAACGTGGCCGTCGCCGAAGTGGCCATGCAGGAATCCTGGGACACCCTCGTCCTTGCCGCCGTGGCCGTGTCCGGCGACGCAACCCACGTCCGGGGCCTCCTGCAAAAGGCCGTCAACATGGTCGAAGCCGCCGCCCTGGCCGAACTGGTCTACGACGACATCGAAATTCTCACGCTCTAGCCCCCATAAAGACTCCTATGAAACGCACCGCCTCGCGCCGCTCGCACCGGCTTGCCGATCAGATCGCCCGGGAAATGGCCACAGCCCTTCTTGAAGACGTCCGCGATCCCCGCCTGGAACTCGTGACCATAACCGGCGTGACCTTAAACGCCGACCTGTCCGTGGCCCAGGTCTTCTATACCCTTAGCGGCGACGCCGAGCGTCTGGCCGGCGCGGCCAAGGCCCTGGACCAGGCGCGCGGCTTCCTGCGCACGCTGCTTGGCCAGCGCCTGCACATGAAGTTCGTGCCCGAACTGCGTTTTTCCCGCGATACCTACCTGGAGGACATGGTCTATGCCCGACCCCAGGAGTGAGATCGTCCGCCGCATCCGGGCCGGCAGGTCCTTCCTGGTGGCCGCCCATGCCTCGCCTGACGGCGACGCTCTGGGGTCCACCGCCGCCATGGGCTTTATCCTCGAAGCCTTGGGCAAGACCTTCTGGCTGATAAACGATTCCCCGGCCCCGCCCCAGTATGGCTGGCTGGAACTGCCGGCCCCGCTCCTGGACCGGCCGCCCTGCGACGACTACGATCTGGCCATTGTGCTCGACTGCGGCGACGCGCCGCGCCTGGGCGGCTTGGATGGCCATCTCGACCCGGCCCGCACCGCCGTTATTGACCACCACCTGGGCAATCCCGGCTTCGGCGCCGTCAACTGGATCGACCCGGCCAGCGGAGCCACCGGCGAGATGGTCGCGCTTTTGGCCAAGGACCTCGGCGTGCCCCTTGTCGGCCCCATAGCCGAAGCGCTCTACACGGCCATGGCCACGGACACCGGCTTTTTCAGCTTCAGCGGCACCACAGCCGTCTGTCTGGAGCTGGTGGCCGAGATGATCCGGGGTGGACTTAACGTCGGCGAGGTCGGCGCGCGCATCAAGAACCAGTGGAGCATGAACCGCATCCGCCTGTGGAGCGAGGTGCTCGGCAGCCTGTCCCTGCACGGCCATGGACAGGTGGGCGCAATCAGGGTATCGCAGAAGATGTTTTCCCGCACGGGAACCGGTCCCGAGGATTGCGAGGGGCTGATCAACAACGCCCTGCGCATCAAGGGCGTGCAGGCGGCGGTGCTCGTGCGCGAGCTGCCCGAGGGCGGCGTCAAATTTTCCCTGCGCTCGGTGGGTCCGGTCAACATCCAGCAGGTCGCGGCCGCTTTTGGCGGCGGCGGACACAAGAACGCCTCGGGCGGCAAGCTGGAGACGCCCCTGGACGAAGCCGAGGCCACGCTGATCAAGGCCTTGACCAAGGTTGTGGAGCCGGCACGTGGCTGAGAACAAGTACCCGCTGCCGCAGCTCCACGGCGTGCTGGTGCTGGACAAGCCCTCCGGCCCCACCTCCACCCGGTGCCTGACGGCCATAAAGCGCCTGGGTCAGAAAAAGATCGGCCATGCCGGCACCCTGGATCCCTTGGCGGCCGGCGTGCTGGTGGTCCTTCTCGGCGAGGCCACCAAGATCGCCCCCTACGTCATGGAGGGCGAGAAGACCTATCTGGGCGCGCTGCGCCTGGGCGTCGCCACCGACACCTACGACTGCGAAGGGACCGTGACGACCGAGGCGCCCTGGGATCATGTTTCTGCCTCGGCCCTGGCCGAGGCCATCGCTTCCTGGACGGAACTGACCAGCCAGGAAGTGCCGCCCTACTCGGCGGCCAAACACCAGGGACGGCCCCTGTACGAACTAGCCCGCAAGGGTCTGGCCGCCCCGGTGAAAGTCAAGGATATTTCCGTTTTCGACGCGCAGGCCGAATCGGTCGACCTGCCGTCGGCAACCTTCCGGGTACGGGTATCCGCCGGCGTCTACATACGCTCCCTGGTCCACAGCCTGGGGATGCGACTGGGATGCGGCGCGATCATGACAGCCCTGACCCGGGAGGAGAGCCGCCCCTTCGCCTTGACGCAGGCGCACAGCCTCGACGCTGTCCTGGCCGACCCGCAGTCGCTGCCCGAGCGGATCATTCCCCTCGACAAAGCCCTGCCCCATTGGCCCACGACAACGCTTGGCCCTGCTGCGGCGGATGACGTCCGCCGGGGCATCCGTGTCCCGGTCACGGGGGATTTCGCCCCCGGGACCCACGCCCTGCTCGTGGACGAAGCGCGCCTGCCCCTGGCTCTGGCCAGGGCCGAGGCGACGGGCGGCCGGCTTAGGTGGGCCATCGTGCGCGGTCTTTTCGGAGACCCGCAACCGGCCCGGCGCGGCGGCAATGACGCCCCCGCCACCAATGACACCCCCTAACCAGGAGGATATCGCTGTGGTCATGACTGCCGAAGACAAGGCGCAGGTTATTGGCGAACACAAAAAGCACGACGGCGACACCGGCTCTCCCGAGGTCCAGGTCGCCCTGCTGACGTCCCGCATCGTCTACCTGACGGGTCACTTCAAGAGCCACCCCAAGGACTTCCACTCCCGCACGGGCCTTTTGAAGCTGGTCGGCCAGCGCCGCAAGCTTCTAAACTACTTGAAGAAAACTGACGTCCAGCGCTATCGCGACCTCATCGCGAAGCTCGGACTGCGCAAGTAGTCGGCAACAACGGGGCCCGGTTCGCCGGGCCCCGCCTTCCCGCGCATGCATTATGCGCGCCCGCTCCCGGGACTCCAGACCGTCCCGGCTGCCGCCGCGCCTGCTGCATGGCGGGAGGGCAATCGCTTCCTTCCTTCCCACCATCCAACGAGGTCCTCATGACAATGACGTTTTCCCCCATCCGGCTTGAAGCCGCCATCGGCGACAAGACCGTGACCATCGAAACCGGCCGCCTAGCCAACCAGGCCGACGGCGCCATCTGGATCCAGTCCGGCGGCACGGTGGTGCTTGTCACCGCCTGCACCCAGGCCCTGGCCGAAGAAAAAGGCTTTTTCCCCCTGGTCGTCGACTACCAGGAAATGGCCTACGCCGCTGGCCGCATCCCGGGCTCCTACTTCCGCCGCGAAATCGGCCGCCCCTCCGAGCGCGAGGTGCTGGTGTGCCGCCTTATCGACCGCCCCTGCCGGCCGCTTTTCCCCAAGGGCTTCCGTGACGAAGTCCAGATCATCGCCACCGTGCTGTCCGCCGACGGCGAGGTCGAACCCGATGTTCTGGCCCTGACCGGCGCGTCCGCCGCTTTGCACCTCTCCAAGATTCCCTTCCAGGGCCCCATCGCCGGCGGCCGGGTGGGCTACATCGACGGCCAGTTTGTCCTGAACCCCACCGTGGCCCAGATCGCGGCCGGCGCGGACCTCAATCTGGTCTTCGCCGCCTCCCGCGACGCCGTGGTCATGGTCGAAGGCGCGGGACGCTTCGTCTCCGAAGAGCTCCTGGCCGACGCCCTGGAATTCGGCCACAAAGCCATCCTGCCGCTGCTTGACCTTCAGGAGCAGCTACGCGAAAAGGCCGGCAAGCCCAAGATCGCCTTTACCCCGCCCGCGCCCATCGTCGAGCTTGAAGCCCTGGTTGCGGCCACGGCCGAAGCCGGACTCAAGCAAGCCTTCACCATCCAGGAAAAGATGGCCCGTCGCGAAGCCCGCAAGGCCGTCAAGCAGGCCGTCATCGAAGCCGTGGTCGCCGCCTACCCGGAGACGCCGCTGTACAAGATGAAGGCCGGCGAAATCCTGGAGAGCATGGAGAAAAAACTCCTGCGCAAGCTCATCAAGGACACCGGCATCCGCCTCGACGGCCGCAACACCACCACGGTGCGCCCCATCGGCATCGAGGTCGGCGTGCTGCCCCGCACCCACGGCTCGGCCCTGTTCGCCCGCGGCGAGACCAAGGCCCTGTGCGTGGCCACCCTGGGCTCCACCGGCGACGAGCAGAAGATCGAGACGTTAAATGGCGAGACGTACAAGCGCTTCATGCTCCACTACAACTTCCCGCCCTACTGCGTGGGCGAAGTCAAAATGCTGCGCGGCCCGTCGCGCCGGGAGATCGGCCACGGCGCCCTGGCTGAGCGGTCCATCCTGCCGGTGCTGCCCGGCCCCGAGGAATTCCCCTTCACCATGCGCATCGTCTCCCAGGTCATGGAGTCCAACGGCTCCTCGTCCATGGCCTCGGTGGCCGGCGCGTCCCTGGCGCTGATGGACGCCGGCGTGCCCATCAAGGCCCCGGTGGCCGGCATCGCCATGGGCCTTATCAAGGAA is from Solidesulfovibrio magneticus RS-1 and encodes:
- the flgF gene encoding flagellar basal-body rod protein FlgF, whose translation is MEMSMYSAVFGALSTETRLNISANNLANVNTTGYKRDRVSFEDTFYRYAHDYHMDPRGDIRQKQLLPRADLIAKPRLAMQQIDFAQGALTATGNPLDLAIQGPGFFKVSAGQGNSYYTRNGAFHRSAEGMLVNDQDMPVLGGGGPIQLPEGRISVGGDGAVYVDGAQVGQVDVVTVQNPDALMKYGANLYMPQTGATVQEGVLRAGTTEVAQGFLEKPNVEVVEEMVSMIETQRTFEAYQKVMSSSNELDTKAIRVGTDKM
- the rimP gene encoding ribosome maturation factor RimP, with amino-acid sequence MLQKNAVADAVRDLIAPYAATLGLAVWGVELASAGHRQLVRLYLDLAADTPRTPERLGVTIDECARVSRHLGALLEVDEIFHNPYVLEVSSPGLSRRFFEAGQLLAYVGREIEAKLAVPREGRKRFKGILSGVSDQTVSMTVDPGAKEFSISFDFAEADKIRLIHAFDATPEGEADGDGGPYGNSEATS
- the nusA gene encoding transcription termination factor NusA; this encodes MTELKKAIDQISKDRGIDRDLLVDTLEEAVRSSVIRKYGENLDVEVSYNDEQGEIEVYQFKVVVEDDDVADPAAEICLSDAKAIDPNVALEDEMGFKLAVEDLGRIAAQSAKQVIIQRMRDAEQEIIYEEYKDRKGEIISGIIQRRDRAGWIINLGRTEALLPKEEQIPRERYKRGDRVQAFIIEVLPSGRGPQIIVSRTHGDYMKALFAREVPEVSDGTVKIVAVARDPGSRAKVAVISKDRDVDPVGACVGIRGSRIQNIVQELRGERIDIVVWNPEIASYAANALSPSRVTRISVDEDEKSLEVVVTDDQLNLAIGRKGQNVKLAAKLLGWKIDIVTESRFREANASKKFLEQLASVAEIHVDNIIAAGFVSMEQLAEADDEAIDAIVGMTPSKRDDLRAALKLMGAFDKPAPADDEDAPTDEDAPNEGNAPADGETPVDDAAEGDAATGTEEINADEAK
- a CDS encoding YlxR family protein; protein product: MCVICRERFPKSELVRHVATAGGEAGLAPDPRAIQPGRGHYLCANPACAEKFLKYSGRPRRRRGGSR
- the infB gene encoding translation initiation factor IF-2, producing the protein MNKIKMKDIAKELALSSKDMLHLLRELGIQVKSQMATLTDEEAAQLRARVRQGSSGRTQVIDTEVQPGVIVRRRKAAPPPPADAAPAPRDFEPESPAPADEPVAATAPAEPEHEEPVEVQYQPQAEDFEAFAQAPDEEPAPPAPAPRTGGARIVRPAQTARIIERPEPEKAEEPAAPAVAAEPVAEAPAPAAATPAAPVAEDTPPAPEATAQAPETAPDTEAAPVASDAGQPAKQPPRRPEPASTAPKVRIISMPDPKRPPAPERRPAPADGPRPGGPGRPGGPGRPGAPGGFAPGAPRPAGRPVPGMPPAAGDDASKKRKKDRRVVEFTGPGADGDRRKAAGPGGKKKVSEVQDRTGGRGSKFKRKKTRDDFLSSKSDAGAQPMKAAKRKIRMEETIRVSDLARQMGAKAQDLIKVLLGLGALVTINQSLDIETATLAAAEFGFEVERSGFSEDDYIISAEADKPEDMRPRPPVVTIMGHVDHGKTSLLDAIRASNVVSGEAGGITQHIGAYHVTTNRGDIVFLDTPGHEAFTAMRARGAQVTDIVVLVVAADDGVMDQTREAVNHSRAAGVPIVVAVNKIDKPDANPDRVKRELGDLGLVPEEWGGDTIFANVSAKQKLGLDELLEMILLQAEVLQLHANPGKRARGHIVEARLDKGRGPVATVLIQEGTLHQGDAFVCGVFSGRVRACFDDQGRKIKEAGPAMPIEVQGFEGVPEAGDEFVGVEDEKVARRIAETRATKQRERELGKASKVTLETFLASRPEAEAQTLNLVLKADVQGSLEAIADALKKLSTDKVKVNIIHAGAGAITESDVLLASASSAIIIGFNVRPTIKVKEMAERESVDVRFYDIIYKVVSEIKDAMSGMLAPVIREQYLGQAEVRDTFSVPRVGTVAGCGVMDGKLTRNAGVRLVRDGVVIYTGKLASLRRFKDDVKEVTKGYECGVGLENFNDIKVADVIEAFESVEEKATL
- a CDS encoding DUF503 domain-containing protein, with protein sequence MVVGVLTLQFALHGNDSLKGKRRVAQSLKQKLRNKFNVAVAEVAMQESWDTLVLAAVAVSGDATHVRGLLQKAVNMVEAAALAELVYDDIEILTL
- the rbfA gene encoding 30S ribosome-binding factor RbfA, producing MKRTASRRSHRLADQIAREMATALLEDVRDPRLELVTITGVTLNADLSVAQVFYTLSGDAERLAGAAKALDQARGFLRTLLGQRLHMKFVPELRFSRDTYLEDMVYARPQE
- a CDS encoding DHH family phosphoesterase; the protein is MPDPRSEIVRRIRAGRSFLVAAHASPDGDALGSTAAMGFILEALGKTFWLINDSPAPPQYGWLELPAPLLDRPPCDDYDLAIVLDCGDAPRLGGLDGHLDPARTAVIDHHLGNPGFGAVNWIDPASGATGEMVALLAKDLGVPLVGPIAEALYTAMATDTGFFSFSGTTAVCLELVAEMIRGGLNVGEVGARIKNQWSMNRIRLWSEVLGSLSLHGHGQVGAIRVSQKMFSRTGTGPEDCEGLINNALRIKGVQAAVLVRELPEGGVKFSLRSVGPVNIQQVAAAFGGGGHKNASGGKLETPLDEAEATLIKALTKVVEPARG
- the truB gene encoding tRNA pseudouridine(55) synthase TruB; protein product: MAENKYPLPQLHGVLVLDKPSGPTSTRCLTAIKRLGQKKIGHAGTLDPLAAGVLVVLLGEATKIAPYVMEGEKTYLGALRLGVATDTYDCEGTVTTEAPWDHVSASALAEAIASWTELTSQEVPPYSAAKHQGRPLYELARKGLAAPVKVKDISVFDAQAESVDLPSATFRVRVSAGVYIRSLVHSLGMRLGCGAIMTALTREESRPFALTQAHSLDAVLADPQSLPERIIPLDKALPHWPTTTLGPAAADDVRRGIRVPVTGDFAPGTHALLVDEARLPLALARAEATGGRLRWAIVRGLFGDPQPARRGGNDAPATNDTP
- the rpsO gene encoding 30S ribosomal protein S15, which encodes MVMTAEDKAQVIGEHKKHDGDTGSPEVQVALLTSRIVYLTGHFKSHPKDFHSRTGLLKLVGQRRKLLNYLKKTDVQRYRDLIAKLGLRK
- the pnp gene encoding polyribonucleotide nucleotidyltransferase, encoding MTMTFSPIRLEAAIGDKTVTIETGRLANQADGAIWIQSGGTVVLVTACTQALAEEKGFFPLVVDYQEMAYAAGRIPGSYFRREIGRPSEREVLVCRLIDRPCRPLFPKGFRDEVQIIATVLSADGEVEPDVLALTGASAALHLSKIPFQGPIAGGRVGYIDGQFVLNPTVAQIAAGADLNLVFAASRDAVVMVEGAGRFVSEELLADALEFGHKAILPLLDLQEQLREKAGKPKIAFTPPAPIVELEALVAATAEAGLKQAFTIQEKMARREARKAVKQAVIEAVVAAYPETPLYKMKAGEILESMEKKLLRKLIKDTGIRLDGRNTTTVRPIGIEVGVLPRTHGSALFARGETKALCVATLGSTGDEQKIETLNGETYKRFMLHYNFPPYCVGEVKMLRGPSRREIGHGALAERSILPVLPGPEEFPFTMRIVSQVMESNGSSSMASVAGASLALMDAGVPIKAPVAGIAMGLIKEDDDFLVLTDILGDEDAMGDMDFKVAGTADGVTGIQMDIKITGIPQAVMRQALNQAKDARLHILGRMAAVLPEPRPELSALAPQLAVVHINPEKIREVIGPGGKNIKAMTAETGASIDIEDTGKISIFAPTLESLEKAKARVLYYDQHADVGANYKGRVIKIIDCGAIVEILPGLEGLVHVSQLDVERVASPADVVKMGQEIEVKVLDVEPTGRVRLSRKAVLNEERGIPYDPADYAKTAGPRRDGGDRRGPRRDDRGPRRDDRGGRDRDRGPRD